One segment of Ziziphus jujuba cultivar Dongzao chromosome 12, ASM3175591v1 DNA contains the following:
- the LOC125418550 gene encoding beta-amyrin 28-monooxygenase yields MEDQFFLSLSFILPILVTVILFYILKSKSQKDLNLPPGSYGWPIIGETLGFMNEPHDKWIGDRMKKYSSKIFKTKLLGEPVVFLCGTAGHKFIASNELQMFLAWRPKSQQKIYRTSAEAESATPIPRQTETQIVRAPNFLKPDALVQYVGTMDTLVQEHLDRYWVGKQIVDAHKLSLHLLLTLACRFLMGYQDHARIEKLSDYMNTVMFALDVIPLKIPGTCFYKGLKAAESVRKEIRVLIKEKKAAMASGVEMQDIFSFMISRPDPSTGKFTPEDDIADKMMGLLSAAFNSPCINITFIMKFLAERPEILQKVRDEQFEVAKSKNPGEPLNWADIQKMKYSWNVALEVMRHRPPVQGFFREATTDFTYEGYTIPKGWKVCWSVSSTNMDPELFPEPEVFDPTRFDRGAPPPYSNVPFGSGPRSCPGKDYARMQILTFLHHVVRRFNWDLINPDCKVLGGMNPIPIDGLPIRLHKY; encoded by the exons ATGGAGGATCAATTTTTCCTTTCCCTGTCTTTTATTCTCCCAATTTTAGTTACGGTTATCCtcttttacatattaaaatcgAAATCCCAAAAAGATCTCAATCTTCCTCCTGGTAGTTATGGATGGCCAATCATTGGAGAAACTCTTGGTTTCATGAATGAACCACATGACAAATGGATTGGAGATAGAATGAAAAAATACTCATCAAAAATCTTCAAGACCAAGTTACTCGGCGAACCAGTTGTTTTCCTCTGTGGAACAGCTGGTCACAAATTCATTGCTTCAAATGAATTGCAAATGTTTCTGGCATGGAGACCAAAATCCCAGCAGAAAATTTACCGAACCTCAGCAGAAGCAGAGTCTGCAACCCCCATTCCTCGCCAAACCGAAACCCAAATAGTCCGCGCACCGAATTTCCTCAAACCAGATGCTCTGGTTCAATACGTTGGAACCATGGATACTCTGGTTCAGGAACATTTGGATAGATACTGGGTTGGTaaacaaattgttgatgctCACAAGCTTTCACTGCATCTTTTACTAACTCTTGCTTGTCGATTCCTCATGGGTTATCAAGACCATGCTCGAATCGAAAAGCTTTCGGATTACATGAACACCGTTATGTTTGCTCTGGATGTTATTCCGTTGAAAATCCCAGGAACCTGTTTCTATAAGGGATTGAAAGCAGCGGAGTCTGTGAGGAAAGAGATTCGGGTGTTGATCAAGGAGAAGAAAGCAGCCATGGCTAGTGGAGTTGAGATGCAGGATATATTTTCGTTCATGATTAGTAGACCAGACCCAAGTACTGGGAAATTCACGCCAGAGGATGATATTGCTGATAAAATGATGGGTTTGCTCTCTGCTGCATTTAACTCACCCTGCATCAATATCACTTTCATTATGAAGTTTCTTGCTGAGAGACCAGAGATTTTACAGAAAGTTAGAGATG AACAATTTGAAGTAGCAAAATCGAAAAATCCTGGTGAGCCACTCAATTGGGCAGATATCCAAAAGATGAAATATTCATGGAATGTAGCACTAGAAGTAATGAGGCATAGACCACCAGTTCAAGGTTTCTTTAGAGAAGCTACTACAGATTTCACTTATGAAGGTTATACAATTCCAAAAGGATGGAAG GTATGCTGGTCAGTTAGCTCTACAAATATGGACCCAGAATTATTCCCAGAACCAGAAGTGTTTGATCCAACGAGGTTTGACAGAGGAGCTCCACCACCTTATTCCAATGTCCCATTCGGAAGTGGACCAAGATCTTGTCCAGGAAAAGACTATGCTCGCATGCAAATTCTCACTTTTCTACACCATGTTGTGAGAAGGTTCAATTGGGATTTAATCAATCCTGATTGCAAAGTTTTAGGAGGAATGAATCCAATCCCAATTGATGGACTCCCTATTCGCCTCCACAAGTACTAA
- the LOC107405723 gene encoding beta-amyrin 28-monooxygenase-like: MDTLVQEHLDRYWAGKQNVDAYKLSLHLLLTLACRFLMGYQDHARIEKLSDYMNNVMFALDVIPLKIPGTCFYRGLKAAESVTKEIRVLIKEMKAAMASGVEMQDIFSFMISRPDPSTGKFMPESDIADKMMGLLSAAFNSPCINITFIMKFLAERPEILQKVRDEQFDVAKSKNQGEPLNWGDIQKMKYSWNVALEVMRHRPPVQGFFIEATTYFTYEAYTIPKRWKVCWSVSSTNMDPELFPEPEVFDPTRFDTGAPPPYSNVPFGSGPRSCPGKDYARMQIFIFLHHVVRRFNWDLMNLDCKVLGGMNPIPIEGLPIRLHNY; this comes from the exons ATGGATACTCTGGTTCAGGAACATTTGGATAGATATTGGGCTGGTAAACAAAATGTTGATGCTTACAAGCTTTCACTGCATCTTTTACTAACTCTTGCTTGTCGATTCCTTATGGGTTATCAAGACCATGCTCGTATCGAAAAGCTTTCAGATTACATGAACAACGTTATGTTTGCTTTGGATGTTATTCCATTGAAAATCCCAGGAACTTGTTTCTACAGGGGATTGAAGGCGGCGGAATCAGTGACGAAAGAGATTCGGGTGTTGATCAAGGAGATGAAAGCAGCCATGGCTAGTGGAGTTGAGATGCAGGATATATTTTCGTTCATGATTAGTAGACCAGACCCAAGTACAGGGAAATTTATGCCGGAAAGTGATATTGCTGATAAAATGATGGGTTTGCTCTCTGCTGCATTTAACTCACCCTGCATCAATATCACTTTCATTATGAAGTTTCTTGCCGAAAGACCAGAGATTTTACAGAAAGTCAGAGATG AACAATTTGACGTAGCAAAATCGAAAAACCAAGGTGAGCCACTCAACTGGGGAGATATTCAAAAGATGAAATATTCATGGAACGTAGCACTAGAAGTAATGAGACATAGACCACCAGTTCAAGGTTTCTTTATAGAAGCTACCACATATTTCACTTATGAAGCTTATACAATTCCAAAACGATGGAAG GTATGCTGGTCAGTTAGCTCTACAAATATGGACCCAGAATTATTCCCAGAACCAGAAGTGTTTGATCCAACAAGGTTTGACACAGGAGCTCCACCACCATATTCCAATGTCCCATTTGGGAGTGGACCAAGATCTTGTCCAGGAAAAGACTATGCTCGCatgcaaattttcatttttctacaCCATGTTGTGAGAAGGTTCAATTGGGATTTAATGAATCTTGATTGCAAAGTTTTAGGAGGAATGAATCCGATCCCTATTGAAGGACTTCCTATTCGCCTCCACAACTACTAA